A region of the Myxococcus stipitatus DSM 14675 genome:
GGAGACCCACGCAGCTTCGCGGAGGTCGGCGCCAACCTCATCCTGGAGCGCTTCGGCGGAGACCTGCCGCAACGCTACGAGGTCGTCGGACTCGGCGAGGCCCCCGTCCTCGAGGACACTCCCGAGGGGCGACAGTCCGCCATGCGCACCGCGCTGGAGGCCGTGCTCCGTCAGGTGACCGACTCCTCGGTGCTACAGCTCGCCGCCCTGGAGCGCACCGACGAGGCCCTGGTCCAGGAGCTCCGTGCCGATGACGCGCGCATCCGCGAGTTCGCCCTGCGCACCCTGGCCGAGCGCCAGCACCCCGCCGCGGCTCCGCTGCTCATCGAGCGTCTGAAGGAGTCCTCCGATGGGGACGCCCTGCGAAGGACGATCGGCGCCCTGGTCGAGATGAAGGCCCGCGTCGCCGTGCCGGCGCTCATCGACCTGGGGCGGGGCCGGGACAACGGCTTCGTGCAGGAGCTGGTCTTCGCCGTGGGCGAGATTGGTGGCCCGGAGGCGGAGGCATACTTGTATACCGTGGCCCAGGGGCATGACGCGCCAGCCGTGCAGGCCGCGGCGCAGCAGGCCCTGGAAACGCTCTACGCTTCACGCAAGCACATCACCGCGGAGGCGCGTGGCCGGGACCACGCGGACTGACATCGAGATGACGCGTTCGTTCGGACTGGGTGGGGCTGCCCTGCTGGCCGCCATGGTGCTGGGAAGCGGCTGCGCCAAGCGCGTGGAGGCGGAGCCCGAGGCTCGGTCCGCCACGGGAGATGTGGCGGACTACTACCCGCTCGCCATCGGCAACAAGTGGACGTACCAGCTCAACGGACGGGCCGACCGCTCCGTCACCGTGGAGATCCTCAAGCAGGAGGAGGGTTACTTTCACGACAATCAGGGCGGCCAGTTCTCCGTGGACGCCTATGGGCTGCGCGACCCCAAGCGCTACCTGCTCCGCGCCCCCCTGCGCACCGGCCAGGCGTGGACGAACGTGGTGTCCGTGTCCTCCACGGAGCGCTACCAGATTGTCCAGGCCGGCGGCTCCTGTGAGACGCCCGCGGGCACCTTCCCGTCGTGCATCGAGGTCGAAGGGCGCAACCGCGTCGACGCCAAGGCCACGCTCATCAACACGATGACGTTCGCCCCGGGCGTGGGCATGGTCCGCCTGGAGACCGCCGTGGAGACCGCCAACCAGCAGCGCATCCCCCAGACTCGCCTGGAGCTGGTGTCCTACGAGTTGAAGGGCGGCGCCTCCTCGAACGGGAGCCCTCCGGCGGCCCGCTGAGTGCCGGGGCGGTGAACAAGGAGCCTCGGGTCGAGAACCCGGTGGGTTGAAAGCCTCGGCGCCGCTCCATACCCTTGCGCCTCTCGCGAGGTGTCGCCGTGGCCGTGGAAACAACAGAGCAGACGCAAGAGGAGCTCATCCTGGGGTTCCTCTCGGAGAGCGGTGACGACTACACCTCGGGCGAGGCCCTGTCGGGCAAGCTGGGGCTCTCCCGCACGGCTGTCTGGAAGCGGGTGGAGGCGCTGCGCACCAAGGGCTACCGCATCGAGGCCATCCCCGCACGGGGCTACCGGCTGGTGGAGGTGCCCGACCGCCTCACGTCGCTGGAAGTCGCCCCGCTCCTGGGGACGCGCGACCTGGGCCGCACCCTCCACCACCACGCCGTGGTGGGCTCCACCAACGAGGTCGCCTTCCGCCTGGCGCAGGACGGCGCCGAGCACGGCGAGGTCGTGGTGGCCGAGCAGCAGACCTCCGGCAAGGGACGCCGGGGTCGCGCCTGGGTGTCTCCCCCGGGGCTGAATCTGTACTTCTCCGCCATCCTCCGCCCGGAGCTGCCGCCGCAGCGCGCTCCCGAGCTGACCCTCGTGGCGGCCGTGGCGCTGGCGGAGAACCTGCGCGAGTTCGGCGCGGACGCGGCCATCAAGTGGCCCAACGACGTGCAGATCTCCGGTCGCAAGGTGG
Encoded here:
- a CDS encoding biotin--[acetyl-CoA-carboxylase] ligase, with translation MAVETTEQTQEELILGFLSESGDDYTSGEALSGKLGLSRTAVWKRVEALRTKGYRIEAIPARGYRLVEVPDRLTSLEVAPLLGTRDLGRTLHHHAVVGSTNEVAFRLAQDGAEHGEVVVAEQQTSGKGRRGRAWVSPPGLNLYFSAILRPELPPQRAPELTLVAAVALAENLREFGADAAIKWPNDVQISGRKVAGILTELSAEPERVHFVIVGVGVNLNCQVEHFPEELRETATSVSLARGEKVHRAQFAAGLWTRMEEWLDLYLETGFDAVRARWKELSSTLGQDVLVRTDRSELRGYAVDIDPSGALLVRTEAGQVERVLAGDVEQLRPRQPQRPL
- a CDS encoding HEAT repeat domain-containing protein; translation: MKPALMLAFCVVLLGACRSQAPRHLVAPVEVSGATVRDNALLGIAPEGVATLFSHALKSSGRFELKSEETPRDARPWRLTLEIPFTREVLKDGDPRSFAEVGANLILERFGGDLPQRYEVVGLGEAPVLEDTPEGRQSAMRTALEAVLRQVTDSSVLQLAALERTDEALVQELRADDARIREFALRTLAERQHPAAAPLLIERLKESSDGDALRRTIGALVEMKARVAVPALIDLGRGRDNGFVQELVFAVGEIGGPEAEAYLYTVAQGHDAPAVQAAAQQALETLYASRKHITAEARGRDHAD